The Nocardioides zeae genome includes the window GCCGCAGCCACAGCTGGAGGAACCCGTCGTTGGCGCTGGCCGCCGCGGCCTCGCGCAGGAGGCGCAGGGTGTGCCGGTAGCGGGCGTAGCTGTGCAGGTAGCTGGTGTTGCTCTCGACGAGGCTCTCGAGCTCGAAGCTGTGCCCCGTACGGCGGGTGGGCACCACCGCGAGGGCCTCCAGCCCCGGCCGGAGCGCGGCCAGGAAGACGTCGTCCAGCGACGTGAAGTGACGGTAGAAGTTGCCCTGCGCCGTGCCGGCCCGGTGGACGATGTCGGAGACGCGGGTGCGGGTGTAGCCGTACTCCGTGAAGCACTCGATGGCCGCGGTCACGATGCGCTCACGGGTCTGCTCCCCCCGCTTGTTGGGCCGCTTGGCCGACGGCTCACCGTCGCGCAGGCCGACGTCGTCGTAGAGCCCGCCGATCATGTCGCTGACGTCAATCACCTCGGGGTCGCTCACAGCTCCTCCGCCCAACGCTCGAGGGTGGCGACGTGCAGGTTCCCCGCCGTCGTCGGTCCGTCGCTCCCGGTCGCGTCCGCGCCCGTCACGTCGCCGCGGTGCACGGTGCCGGCGGCACCGTCGACCGTCACGAGCGTGCCGGGCGTCGCGGTCAGGGCGTCGACGACGCCCTCGCCCGCACCGACGACGCACGGCAGGCCGATCTCGCGGCAGACCAGCGCCGCGTGGGAGGTGCTGCCGCCCAGCTCGGTGACGACGGCCACGGCCTCGAACATGAGGGGCACGTCCTCCGGCACGGTGGCCGGACGCACGAGCACGAAGGGCGTGCCGGCGGCCGACAGCTCGAGGGCCTGGGTCTCGTCGCTCACCGCGACGCCCACGGCGACCCCGGGACCGGCGGACAGGCCGGTGGCGAGCACCTCGGTGCCCGCGCCCACGGAGCCCTGCGCCGCGGCGGCGGCCCGCTGGTCGGCACCGACCCGGGCCACGGCCTCGGCCCTCGTGATGAGGCCCTCCTCGGCCAGGTCGACGGCAATGCGGGCCGCGGCGACGGCGGACCGCTTGCCGGCCCGGCTCTGCAGCACGTAGAGCCGGCCGCTCTCGATCGTGAACTCGACGTCGACCAGGTCGCGGTGCTCGCGCTCGAGGAGCGTGGCCACCTCGGCCAGCTCGGCGTGGAGCTCCGGCGACCGGGTGCCGAGGGTCGCCAGGGGCTGGGGCGTGGCCGCGCCCGAGACCACGTCCTCACCCTGGGCGCGCGGCAGCCACTCGCCGTACAGGGTGGGGGCGCCGGTGCCCGGGTCACGGCTGAAGAGCACGCCCGTGGCGGAGTCGTCGTCGCGGTTGCCGAACACCATGGCCTGCACGGTCACGGCCGTGCCGCCGCCCGCGCCGAGGCCGTGGCGCTGCCGGTAGGCGCGCACCCGGTCGTTGGCCCAGGAGTCGAAGACGGCCCCGATCGCGGCGCGGAGCTGCTCCCAGGGGTCGTCCGGCGGCAGTGCCTCGGCGTCGTCGAGCACGATCTCGCCGAAGGAGGCGCGGAACCGGCGCCACGTGTCGTCGGCCCACTCCGCATCGCCGGTGCTCGCGGCGAGCGCGTCGGCCAGGTCGCGGGTGAGGCCGAGGTTGAGCACGGTGTCCATCATGCCCGGCATGCTCTGCGCCGCGCCCGAGCGCACCGACACGAGCAGCGGCTCCGGTCCGGCGCCGAACGTGCGGCCCGTCGCCTCCTCCAGCGCCCGGACGCCGGCGACGACCTGGGGCCAGACGCGGTCGGGGAGCCGGCCGCCGGCGGCGTGGTACTCCTGGCAGACCCGCGTCGTCACCGCGAAGGCGGGGGGGACCCGCAGGCCGAGGGCCCGCATCGCGTTGACGCTGCAGGCCTTGCCGCCGAGCAGCTCACGGTCGCCGGGCTCCGCGCCGTCGAGGGTGACGATGTCGGCCGCGGTCATCAGGTCGGTCATGACGGGTCCTTCCGGTCGGACGTGGTGGGGGCGGCGGGGGCGGCGGCCCCGGCGGGGCCGGCCCGGTGGGCGGCGGCGACCCGCGCCGCGAGCAGGCCTCCCTCGACGGGGACGTCGACGCCGTTGAGCCAGGTGGCCGAGCGCCCGAGGGCGAAGACCACGACGGCGGCGATCTCCTCGGGCCGCCCGTGGCGGCCGACGACACCCGCCGCCCGGGCGATCGCGTCGACCCCCATGGAGGCGCGGAAGTCCTCGAGGATGGGCGTCTCGATGGGTCCCGGACTGACGGTCAGGGCGCGGCGGCCGGCCGGTAGCAGGTCGGCCGCCAGCAGCTGGGTCGCGAGGTTGAGCGCGGCCTTCGACGTGTCGTAGGCGGCCGGACCACCCAGCCCGTGCACCGCCAGCCACGCCGCGACGCCGTCGGCGTCGGTGACGGCGAGCAGGTCGCGGAGCGCGTCGGGCGGCACGGCGCTGCGGTGCGCCGCCACCGACGACACGTTGACGACCGCCCCGCCGGGCTCGATCCGGTCGACCAGGCCGGCGGCCAGCCGGCGCGGCCCGAGCAGGTTGACGGCCAGCACCGTCGCCGGCGGGCACGTGCCGGG containing:
- a CDS encoding TetR/AcrR family transcriptional regulator, whose amino-acid sequence is MSDPEVIDVSDMIGGLYDDVGLRDGEPSAKRPNKRGEQTRERIVTAAIECFTEYGYTRTRVSDIVHRAGTAQGNFYRHFTSLDDVFLAALRPGLEALAVVPTRRTGHSFELESLVESNTSYLHSYARYRHTLRLLREAAAASANDGFLQLWLRLRGDFVARTRRWLQRLTDNGHLRAGEDLDLLAEALGCLTEQLAYVHVGLPASTPRRERIDELGRSLGESWYRLLPRAEEDR
- a CDS encoding pyruvate, phosphate dikinase — translated: MTDLMTAADIVTLDGAEPGDRELLGGKACSVNAMRALGLRVPPAFAVTTRVCQEYHAAGGRLPDRVWPQVVAGVRALEEATGRTFGAGPEPLLVSVRSGAAQSMPGMMDTVLNLGLTRDLADALAASTGDAEWADDTWRRFRASFGEIVLDDAEALPPDDPWEQLRAAIGAVFDSWANDRVRAYRQRHGLGAGGGTAVTVQAMVFGNRDDDSATGVLFSRDPGTGAPTLYGEWLPRAQGEDVVSGAATPQPLATLGTRSPELHAELAEVATLLEREHRDLVDVEFTIESGRLYVLQSRAGKRSAVAAARIAVDLAEEGLITRAEAVARVGADQRAAAAAQGSVGAGTEVLATGLSAGPGVAVGVAVSDETQALELSAAGTPFVLVRPATVPEDVPLMFEAVAVVTELGGSTSHAALVCREIGLPCVVGAGEGVVDALTATPGTLVTVDGAAGTVHRGDVTGADATGSDGPTTAGNLHVATLERWAEEL
- a CDS encoding SDR family oxidoreductase; this translates as MSAAPYVVTGAASGIGREVAAGLLAAGHGVVALDRGPVSLDGVTPVAVDLADPVSVDAALAALPDEVAGLANVAGVPGTCPPATVLAVNLLGPRRLAAGLVDRIEPGGAVVNVSSVAAHRSAVPPDALRDLLAVTDADGVAAWLAVHGLGGPAAYDTSKAALNLATQLLAADLLPAGRRALTVSPGPIETPILEDFRASMGVDAIARAAGVVGRHGRPEEIAAVVVFALGRSATWLNGVDVPVEGGLLAARVAAAHRAGPAGAAAPAAPTTSDRKDPS